The following proteins are co-located in the Desulfoscipio sp. XC116 genome:
- a CDS encoding sulfite exporter TauE/SafE family protein has translation MFFPVSGVEINPLIPPLVAFIVSSLTASAGVSGAFLLLPFQVSVLHYTSPSVSPTNLIYNIVAIPGGLYRFIKEGRMAWPLAWVVSIGTLPGVFLGSWVRIAYLPDPRSFKLFIGGVLLYLGIKIVTEFTGGSQKQKTQNKALEQKFKERVSGIRAERNSKIAAGLPADAVVKTKSFSLVRIEYEFWGENYSFSTTAIFILALAVGLIGGIYGIGGGAIIAPFCVSILGLPVYTVAGAALAGTFLTSMAGVVFYSILAMTAAGAATNAAPDWSLGALFGVGGLLGTYCGAYMQKYLKEKTVKVIMAALILFLALQYIIQFFL, from the coding sequence ATGTTTTTTCCTGTTTCCGGTGTGGAAATTAACCCGCTGATCCCTCCGCTGGTGGCATTTATTGTCTCGTCGTTAACTGCCTCCGCCGGAGTATCCGGCGCGTTTTTACTGCTGCCTTTTCAAGTAAGCGTGCTCCATTATACCAGCCCTTCGGTTAGTCCGACTAACCTGATTTATAACATCGTAGCCATTCCGGGTGGCCTATACAGATTCATTAAAGAGGGGCGCATGGCCTGGCCGCTTGCCTGGGTGGTATCTATCGGCACGCTGCCGGGAGTTTTCTTGGGGTCTTGGGTGAGGATAGCATATTTGCCCGACCCGCGTTCGTTTAAGTTATTCATAGGTGGCGTATTGCTTTACTTGGGAATTAAAATTGTCACTGAGTTTACCGGTGGTTCCCAAAAGCAAAAGACGCAAAATAAGGCGTTGGAACAAAAGTTTAAGGAACGGGTGTCCGGGATAAGGGCGGAAAGAAACTCCAAAATAGCTGCCGGGCTGCCGGCCGATGCTGTGGTGAAAACCAAGAGCTTTTCACTTGTCAGGATTGAATATGAATTTTGGGGCGAAAATTATTCTTTCAGCACTACGGCCATTTTTATCCTGGCGCTGGCGGTGGGATTAATTGGCGGTATTTATGGCATTGGCGGCGGCGCTATTATTGCTCCCTTTTGCGTGTCTATTCTGGGCCTGCCTGTTTACACAGTAGCCGGTGCGGCGCTGGCCGGTACCTTCCTCACATCCATGGCGGGAGTAGTATTTTATTCTATTTTAGCAATGACAGCGGCGGGCGCGGCCACCAACGCGGCCCCGGACTGGTCGCTGGGCGCGCTGTTCGGGGTCGGTGGCCTGCTTGGGACATACTGCGGTGCATATATGCAGAAGTATTTAAAGGAAAAAACAGTCAAAGTAATCATGGCGGCCTTGATATTGTTTTTGGCTTTGCAGTATATCATCCAGTTTTTCCTTTAG
- a CDS encoding MBL fold metallo-hydrolase gives MGNLRIDKHQGVTYAGGTVKLLGSRLNIYVYLVDGLLVDTGPSRFAVDYINFFRSQLIEQVVLTHFHEDHSGNAPWLVKQGIPVYIHPASESVCLEKAHLPLYRRFFWGKREPFKAHPLGAVLQTSHKNWHVLEAPGHSFDHIALYDAGAGALYTGDLFVTPKTKIIMRPENIHQIIRSLRLLLQYDFSTVYCGHAGVVENGRDLLAQKLDHLEALKEDVLEMHRRGMSIGAINKKIYPKTVPLTYISGKEWASEHIIRSIIKDS, from the coding sequence TTGGGTAATTTGAGGATAGATAAACACCAGGGGGTAACTTATGCCGGCGGTACGGTTAAACTGTTAGGTTCCCGGCTTAATATTTACGTGTACTTAGTAGACGGTTTGTTGGTTGATACCGGCCCAAGCCGATTTGCTGTGGACTACATTAATTTTTTCCGTTCGCAGCTTATTGAACAAGTGGTTCTGACTCATTTTCACGAGGACCACAGCGGCAATGCGCCCTGGCTGGTTAAGCAGGGTATTCCGGTGTATATTCATCCCGCTTCAGAATCCGTGTGCCTGGAAAAAGCCCATTTGCCGCTTTACCGCCGCTTTTTTTGGGGCAAGCGGGAGCCTTTTAAAGCTCATCCGCTAGGTGCTGTGCTGCAGACATCCCATAAAAATTGGCATGTGTTGGAGGCGCCCGGACATTCTTTTGACCATATTGCACTGTATGATGCCGGTGCGGGGGCCTTATATACCGGTGATCTTTTCGTTACCCCCAAAACCAAAATTATTATGCGGCCGGAAAATATACACCAGATTATTCGCTCGCTGCGGCTATTGTTGCAGTACGATTTTAGCACTGTGTACTGCGGTCACGCCGGGGTAGTGGAAAACGGCAGGGACCTGCTGGCCCAAAAACTTGATCATCTGGAAGCGTTAAAAGAAGACGTGCTGGAAATGCACCGCCGGGGAATGAGCATTGGCGCCATAAACAAAAAAATATATCCCAAAACAGTACCGCTTACCTACATATCAGGTAAGGAGTGGGCTTCAGAGCATATTATCAGGTCAATTATTAAAGATAGCTAG
- a CDS encoding NAD-dependent malic enzyme: MIMSLNVTIRLKLLNQPGTLAKVLAVIAEEGGNLGSIDLVSAASDYVIRELMVWFYDRENLAGLINALEEIAGVRVVQVADRVFTKHLGGKIEIKAKREIQGREDLALVYTPGVARVSQAIAGDPEMAYRLTMKGNSVAIVTDGTAVLGLGNIGPQAALPVMEGKALLFKKFAGIDALPLCLDVHSPKEIIDTVVACAPAFGGINLEDIAAPQCFAVEEELSRRLDIPVFHDDQHGTAVVTVAGLLNALRVVDKRIDKVKIVVSGAGAAGVAIAKMLLSTGARDIVVCDRKGAIGRDDMPNIDSKKWLALHTNERCVRGGLREVIEGADVIIGVSGPGLLHREDVLRMAEKPVIFALANPEPEIDPIEILDIAGVIATGRSDFPNQINNVLAFPGIFRGALDCHARMINDEMCLAAAHVLADMVAPGQLSPEYIIPSVFNEDVCPAVARAVRQAAQSTGVSRRYLYEENGQSKLLNFTVS, from the coding sequence ATGATTATGTCCCTTAATGTAACTATTCGCTTGAAGCTGCTTAATCAGCCCGGCACGTTGGCTAAAGTATTAGCTGTGATTGCTGAGGAAGGAGGCAATCTGGGTTCCATAGATTTGGTTTCCGCTGCCTCGGATTATGTGATCAGGGAATTGATGGTATGGTTTTATGATCGGGAAAACCTGGCGGGTTTGATTAATGCGCTGGAGGAAATTGCCGGGGTGCGGGTAGTTCAGGTGGCCGACCGGGTATTTACCAAACATCTGGGCGGCAAGATCGAAATTAAAGCGAAAAGGGAAATACAGGGCCGGGAGGATTTGGCGCTCGTTTACACCCCCGGGGTGGCCAGGGTTTCCCAAGCTATAGCAGGTGATCCTGAAATGGCTTACCGGCTGACTATGAAAGGTAATTCGGTAGCTATCGTAACCGATGGAACGGCTGTTCTGGGGTTGGGCAACATTGGGCCTCAGGCTGCTCTGCCGGTGATGGAAGGCAAAGCGTTATTATTTAAAAAATTTGCCGGTATTGACGCCCTGCCGCTGTGCCTGGACGTGCATAGCCCGAAGGAAATTATTGATACAGTAGTGGCCTGTGCTCCCGCTTTCGGTGGCATTAATCTGGAGGACATTGCTGCTCCCCAGTGCTTTGCTGTTGAGGAAGAACTGAGTCGGCGGCTGGATATTCCGGTTTTTCACGATGACCAGCACGGTACGGCTGTTGTAACAGTGGCCGGGTTGCTTAATGCGCTGCGGGTAGTGGATAAACGTATTGACAAGGTGAAAATCGTGGTGAGCGGCGCGGGCGCGGCCGGTGTGGCTATTGCTAAAATGCTGCTGTCAACGGGAGCGCGTGATATCGTGGTATGCGACCGTAAGGGGGCCATCGGCAGGGATGATATGCCGAATATAGACTCGAAAAAATGGCTGGCCCTGCATACCAATGAACGTTGCGTACGCGGTGGGCTGCGGGAGGTTATTGAAGGGGCCGATGTGATTATCGGGGTTTCCGGACCGGGGCTGCTGCACCGGGAAGATGTATTGCGCATGGCGGAAAAACCGGTGATATTTGCCTTGGCCAATCCGGAACCCGAAATAGATCCCATAGAGATACTGGATATTGCCGGAGTTATCGCTACCGGGCGTTCCGATTTCCCCAATCAGATCAATAATGTGCTGGCTTTTCCAGGCATTTTCCGTGGGGCGCTGGACTGTCATGCCCGCATGATTAACGACGAAATGTGCCTGGCTGCGGCCCACGTGCTGGCCGACATGGTTGCCCCCGGGCAGCTTTCGCCGGAGTATATTATCCCATCGGTTTTTAACGAAGACGTTTGCCCGGCGGTGGCCCGGGCGGTGCGGCAAGCGGCCCAAAGCACAGGTGTGTCCCGCAGGTATTTGTACGAAGAAAATGGGCAAAGCAAGCTGCTTAATTTTACGGTCTCTTAA